Within Bradymonas sediminis, the genomic segment ATTAAAGAAACGCCAGGCGCCGCTCGATCGCATCGCGATGGGGCGTCTCCGGGTTGCTCTCAAGAATCTCATGATACAATTCTTTGGCCTCTTTGGCTTTACCGCTGGCGTCCAGCAGTTGAGCCTTCTGGTAGGTCGCCATGGCCATATGGGTCTCACCCTGCTCGCCGAGCTTGTCGAAGGTCTCCAGCGCCTTATCAACGTCACCGGTCGTGGCGTAGGCGTTGGCCAATCCCATATAGGCGAAGGGAACCGCCGACTTCAGGGTCTTGCCCGCAAGGTAAGCGCTATAGAGCTTGACGGCCTCGTCAGCCTTGTCCAGGTGCATCGCGGCGGCGGCCTGGGTCAGGCGCGCGCTCTGGGCGACCGGACCGGTGCTGTTCTCGGCCAGCGCCTTGGCGGCGCCGTCGTAGATGGCCTGCCAACGCTCGGCGTCATCGGCGAAGACCTTCTCGGGCATCGGAACGATATCGCTCTCTTGAATCTGCTTATAGGTCTCGGAGTCTTTGGTGAAGACCTCGTAGTCCCAAATCGCCGGGCTCAGCGTCTGCGACGCCGCGACTTCCTGGCTGGTCGAATAAGCCGAGTAGGCCCATCCACCAAGCGATGCCACGATAACAAGCGCAACACCGCCGATGACCAGATTGAGATTTCGCTCAATCCAAGACACACCCTGCATCGTCGCACCCAAAATCGGGTCGGCGTCGATCGGGGGCACGCCCGACTCGGGGTCTACCGAATCAAAATCAATCGATGTAGGAACGCCACTCTCGTCGAGCTCCGGCGCGTCGCCTTCTTGCTGGCGTTTGCGAATCTTGATGGCCATCTGCTATCTCCTGTTTATTTATGCGCTCTAATTCTTGAGGCTAAGATCGAATCCGCAACGACCAAAATTCGGCCGAACCAGTAAAGCGCGGACTATATGAATGCCACAAGGTAGTGTCAACCAACACGAAGATATGGCGGGTTAAAAGGCGCGCCCGGCACGCAACCAGGCAGACAACCAGGCC encodes:
- a CDS encoding YfgM family protein encodes the protein MAIKIRKRQQEGDAPELDESGVPTSIDFDSVDPESGVPPIDADPILGATMQGVSWIERNLNLVIGGVALVIVASLGGWAYSAYSTSQEVAASQTLSPAIWDYEVFTKDSETYKQIQESDIVPMPEKVFADDAERWQAIYDGAAKALAENSTGPVAQSARLTQAAAAMHLDKADEAVKLYSAYLAGKTLKSAVPFAYMGLANAYATTGDVDKALETFDKLGEQGETHMAMATYQKAQLLDASGKAKEAKELYHEILESNPETPHRDAIERRLAFL